The Mycobacteriales bacterium genome has a segment encoding these proteins:
- a CDS encoding DUF3501 family protein — translation MPQTLDRDRVITDRQAYTERRPELRREVMALRATRRVKLGDQLVLEFENADTLQYQVQEMVYAEGLTEAADVAHEVDSYSRLLPSSHELCATLFIELDEVATVREELSRLTGVQHHLWIEVGGHRAPAQELPGPDEDGPSEATYSVHFLRFHFDDAARDAFRDPEAPAELVVEHAEYAESVPLAGATRLSLLADLSL, via the coding sequence ATGCCCCAGACCCTCGACCGCGACCGCGTCATCACCGACCGCCAGGCCTACACCGAGCGCCGGCCCGAGCTGCGCCGCGAGGTCATGGCGCTGCGGGCCACCCGCCGGGTGAAGCTCGGCGACCAGCTGGTGCTGGAGTTCGAGAACGCCGACACCCTGCAGTACCAAGTGCAGGAGATGGTCTACGCCGAGGGGCTGACCGAAGCGGCCGACGTCGCGCACGAGGTCGACTCCTACTCGCGGCTGCTGCCGTCGAGCCACGAGCTGTGCGCCACGCTGTTCATCGAGCTCGACGAGGTGGCGACGGTGCGCGAGGAGCTGTCGCGCCTCACCGGGGTGCAACACCACCTCTGGATCGAGGTCGGCGGCCATCGTGCGCCGGCCCAGGAGCTGCCCGGCCCGGACGAGGACGGCCCGTCGGAGGCGACGTACTCCGTGCACTTCCTGCGGTTCCACTTCGACGATGCCGCCCGCGACGCCTTCCGCGACCCCGAGGCGCCCGCCGAGCTGGTCGTCGAGCACGCGGAGTACGCCGAGTCGGTGCCGCTTGCCGGCGCGACCCGCCTGTCCCTCCTGGCCGACCTGTCGCTCTAG